A genome region from Sphingobium sp. WTD-1 includes the following:
- a CDS encoding LysR substrate-binding domain-containing protein, which produces MDLDDLRSFAQVVRHGGFSAAERATGERKAKLSRRVARLEQVLGVRLIERSTRNLRVTDVGREIYRQCETIAEGIDATQAIAARARSQISGNLRIACPPGLARYLRTDVFARFLLLYPDVHLEMHISSQRIDLIQERFDAAFRVDIDTVHDQALTMHQLGRLDRILVAAPAVAAQAAATTIASLADLPTLSVGEHVEHDEWLLMNGQGRQHVVAHHPRFCSNDSATVRDAAVAGLGVALLSSAACSVELQQGRLVHVLPDWRTSEGIVHVLFTARTGMSPTLRAFIDYVAESFPSLTDGPLA; this is translated from the coding sequence ATGGATCTGGATGATTTGCGCAGCTTTGCCCAGGTCGTACGCCATGGCGGCTTCAGCGCGGCGGAGCGCGCCACCGGCGAACGCAAGGCGAAGCTCAGTCGCCGGGTCGCGCGGCTGGAACAGGTTCTGGGCGTCCGCCTGATAGAGCGATCGACCCGCAATTTGCGCGTGACCGATGTCGGCCGCGAAATCTATCGCCAGTGCGAGACGATCGCCGAGGGGATCGACGCCACCCAGGCGATCGCCGCGCGTGCCCGGTCGCAGATCAGCGGCAATCTGCGCATCGCCTGTCCGCCGGGGCTGGCCCGCTATCTGCGCACCGATGTCTTTGCCCGGTTCCTGCTGCTCTATCCCGACGTCCATCTGGAAATGCATATCAGCAGCCAGCGGATCGACTTGATCCAGGAACGGTTCGATGCCGCCTTTCGCGTGGATATCGACACCGTGCATGACCAGGCGCTGACGATGCATCAGCTGGGGCGTCTGGACCGCATTCTGGTGGCCGCGCCGGCGGTGGCGGCACAGGCCGCGGCAACGACGATCGCCAGCCTTGCCGACCTGCCGACGCTGAGCGTGGGCGAGCATGTCGAACATGATGAATGGCTGTTGATGAACGGGCAGGGGCGACAGCATGTCGTGGCCCATCATCCCCGATTCTGCAGCAATGATTCGGCGACGGTGCGCGATGCGGCGGTGGCCGGGCTGGGCGTGGCGCTGCTGTCGTCAGCGGCCTGTTCGGTCGAGCTGCAACAGGGGCGGCTGGTGCATGTCCTGCCCGACTGGCGGACCAGCGAGGGCATTGTCCACGTCCTCTTCACCGCGCGCACCGGCATGTCGCCAACCTTGCGCGCGTTCATCGACTATGTCGCGGAAAGCTTTCCGTCGCTGACGGACGGCCCGCTGGCCTGA
- a CDS encoding fatty acid desaturase family protein: MEDIAQERGPGYRYSRRATLPLIRQLSVVPNWRNACLLILQWTVIIAACVIAIRADHWPIYLIAGFVIGTRIQVLAVMMHEACHGMLFSNRRINDLIGDLFVAYPFALSVDLYRAAHMVHHRHTNTMRDYDYRAARKDSDQDFPKDGRAMLILLLRSLTGVNYYRVARPARVWSPLANFHNPMRFGFDFRLALRVRYVVWALLVYGIILWSPWRWQILGLFLIPQFLWMNVFNRIRAMAEHNGVTDETEIRGTRTVIPTLIDRILIGPLNVSYHLEHHLFPSVPWHNLRRLHRHLMASDPLYARDAHVTRSYWGMIRELMPPPGAGDPNRRAVPAEANP, encoded by the coding sequence ATGGAGGATATCGCCCAGGAACGTGGCCCCGGCTATCGTTACTCGCGGCGTGCCACCCTGCCGCTGATCCGGCAATTGTCGGTCGTCCCCAACTGGCGCAACGCTTGTCTTCTGATCCTGCAATGGACCGTCATCATCGCCGCCTGCGTGATCGCGATCCGGGCCGATCACTGGCCCATCTATCTGATCGCCGGCTTCGTCATCGGCACGCGTATCCAGGTGCTGGCGGTGATGATGCATGAGGCCTGCCACGGGATGCTGTTCAGCAATCGCCGGATCAATGACCTGATCGGCGACCTGTTCGTAGCTTATCCCTTTGCGCTCAGCGTCGATCTCTATCGCGCCGCCCATATGGTGCACCACCGCCATACCAATACGATGCGCGATTATGATTATCGCGCCGCGCGCAAGGATAGCGACCAGGATTTTCCGAAGGACGGGCGTGCCATGCTCATTCTGCTCCTGCGCAGCCTGACCGGCGTCAATTATTATCGCGTGGCGCGCCCGGCGCGGGTCTGGTCGCCGCTGGCCAATTTCCACAATCCGATGCGCTTCGGCTTCGACTTCCGGCTGGCGCTGCGCGTCCGCTATGTCGTCTGGGCGCTGCTGGTCTATGGGATCATCCTGTGGTCGCCCTGGCGCTGGCAGATATTAGGGTTGTTCCTGATCCCGCAATTTCTGTGGATGAACGTCTTCAACCGCATTCGGGCGATGGCGGAGCATAATGGCGTCACTGATGAAACAGAGATACGCGGCACCCGCACGGTCATCCCGACCCTGATCGACCGCATCCTGATCGGGCCGCTCAATGTCAGCTATCATCTGGAACATCATCTGTTCCCGTCGGTGCCCTGGCATAATCTGCGCCGCTTGCACCGGCATCTGATGGCGTCCGACCCGCTCTATGCGCGGGATGCCCATGTCACGCGCAGTTATTGGGGCATGATTCGGGAATTGATGCCGCCGCCGGGGGCTGGCGATCCCAATCGGCGGGCCGTGCCGGCCGAGGCCAATCCCTAG
- a CDS encoding Lrp/AsnC family transcriptional regulator, protein MSQTTKIDHFDRAILRLIQRDTRMPQRAIAEAVNLSTAAVQRRIAAMERSGVIVRNVAIVDPDQVGLGVTSIVEVNLVDEKAARVDKAKQLFRDAPEVQQCYYVTGGRSFIMLIVAPDMRSYEAITRRLFAENESVASYHSYLALNRVKAGMELVIP, encoded by the coding sequence ATGAGCCAGACCACCAAGATCGACCATTTCGACCGGGCGATCCTGCGCCTGATCCAGCGCGACACCCGCATGCCCCAGCGCGCGATTGCCGAGGCGGTCAACCTGTCGACCGCCGCCGTGCAGCGCCGCATTGCCGCGATGGAGCGCAGCGGCGTGATCGTCCGCAATGTCGCAATCGTCGATCCCGATCAGGTGGGCCTGGGCGTCACATCGATCGTCGAGGTCAATCTGGTCGATGAAAAGGCGGCGCGCGTCGACAAGGCCAAGCAATTGTTCCGCGACGCGCCCGAAGTGCAGCAATGCTATTATGTCACCGGCGGCCGCAGCTTCATCATGCTGATCGTCGCGCCCGACATGCGCAGTTACGAAGCGATCACCCGCCGCCTGTTCGCGGAAAATGAATCGGTCGCCAGCTATCACAGCTATCTGGCGCTCAACCGGGTGAAGGCGGGCATGGAACTGGTCATTCCCTGA
- a CDS encoding DMT family transporter has product MNQSRASGAILAGIFCGMGAGALWGLVFLAPEIVPGFSPLEQAIGRYLAYGLMSVLLVAPRWRAIRPLLTPRILWALAWLALAGNLFYYVLLVSAVQMGGIAMTSLVVGFLPVAVTIVGSRQAGAVPLRHLAPSLLLCVAGALCIGWQAIVMPGGGAVATRIIGFACAVGALISWTAFAIGNAHWLRRMDGITSQDWNFLIGLATGAQALLFLPLVPWLGSGTHDAAEWTRFAAVVIAVALFASIVGNALWNRMTRLLPLTMVGQMILFETGFALLYGFIWEARLPTPLEGTAFILVILSVLSCIAAHRRPVPAEASIAA; this is encoded by the coding sequence ATGAATCAGTCACGGGCATCCGGCGCGATCCTGGCCGGCATCTTTTGCGGCATGGGGGCGGGGGCGCTCTGGGGCCTGGTCTTCCTGGCGCCCGAGATCGTGCCCGGCTTCAGCCCACTCGAACAGGCGATCGGCCGCTATCTGGCCTACGGCCTGATGTCCGTGCTGCTGGTCGCGCCGCGCTGGCGGGCGATCCGGCCGCTGCTGACGCCGCGTATCTTGTGGGCACTGGCCTGGCTCGCGCTGGCGGGGAACCTCTTTTATTATGTGCTGCTGGTGAGCGCGGTGCAGATGGGGGGCATTGCCATGACCTCGCTGGTGGTCGGCTTCCTGCCGGTGGCGGTGACCATCGTCGGCAGCCGGCAGGCGGGCGCGGTGCCGCTGCGGCACCTGGCGCCGTCGCTGCTGCTCTGCGTCGCGGGTGCCCTGTGCATCGGCTGGCAGGCGATCGTCATGCCGGGCGGGGGCGCGGTGGCGACGCGGATCATCGGCTTTGCCTGCGCGGTTGGGGCACTGATTTCCTGGACCGCCTTTGCGATCGGCAATGCTCATTGGCTGCGGCGGATGGACGGGATCACGTCGCAGGACTGGAATTTCCTGATCGGCCTTGCCACTGGCGCGCAGGCCCTGCTGTTCCTGCCTCTCGTGCCTTGGCTCGGCAGCGGCACGCATGATGCGGCCGAATGGACCCGCTTTGCGGCTGTCGTGATCGCTGTCGCCCTGTTCGCCTCGATCGTCGGCAATGCGCTGTGGAATCGCATGACCCGGTTGCTGCCGTTGACCATGGTCGGGCAGATGATCCTGTTCGAAACCGGCTTTGCCCTCCTCTATGGTTTCATCTGGGAAGCGCGGCTGCCGACGCCGCTGGAGGGCACGGCGTTCATTCTCGTGATCCTCTCGGTGCTGAGCTGCATCGCTGCCCATCGCCGTCCCGTCCCGGCGGAGGCCAGCATCGCTGCCTGA
- the crcB gene encoding fluoride efflux transporter CrcB, translating into MTNIFLVMGGGAVGAALRYLLGRFAGQMAPGAAWPWGTFAANLIGGFAMGLLAGWLARGNTTSGEPMRLLLGVGVLGGFTTFSSFSLETMLMIERGQIGLALGYALFSLVGAVAALALGLTVMRSVAA; encoded by the coding sequence ATGACCAATATCTTCCTTGTTATGGGCGGCGGCGCGGTTGGCGCGGCGCTGCGCTATCTGCTGGGGCGGTTCGCCGGGCAGATGGCGCCCGGCGCGGCCTGGCCCTGGGGCACTTTTGCCGCCAATCTGATCGGCGGTTTCGCCATGGGCCTGCTTGCCGGATGGCTGGCGCGCGGTAACACGACGTCGGGCGAGCCAATGCGGCTGCTGCTCGGCGTCGGCGTGCTGGGCGGTTTCACCACCTTTTCCTCCTTCAGCCTGGAGACGATGCTGATGATCGAGCGCGGCCAGATCGGCCTGGCGCTTGGCTATGCGCTCTTCTCGCTGGTCGGCGCGGTGGCCGCGCTGGCGCTGGGTCTTACGGTTATGCGGAGTGTTGCGGCATGA
- a CDS encoding RluA family pseudouridine synthase, translated as MKGRPPGKSGGPARGGKPGGSSAKPGGRSGAPGRARGGAKAASARKQDGDRPFKPGTKPGGKPRTKAPVARAAAPAPAVATKPNPAKGVSLDVRQYRVQADDDGIRLDRWFQRHLPDVGFNIVSRWSRTGQLRVDGARAAPGDRIAEGQMIRVPPAEPKVAAADKPKRVRVIDLTEDEIAYVQDMVIHRDKQAIVINKPPGLATQGGTKTDEHVDRLLDGLIFDAESRPKLVHRLDKDTSGALLLARSSRSAAHFAKAFSSRTARKVYWAIVIGVPSIDDGMIELPITKQPGTGGEKMHVDEEEGLPARTRYRVIERAGNRAAWVELQPYTGRTHQLRVHMAAIGHPLVGDGKYGGKDSFLSGSISRKMHLHARRIRVDHPDGGRIDMKAELPEHFLNSLVALGFDLSLGDMPLDDEIDRTPTREDEKKAARAHAKQIRKGRRGERRGRGEK; from the coding sequence ATGAAGGGGCGTCCTCCCGGCAAATCCGGCGGTCCGGCACGGGGCGGCAAGCCCGGCGGTAGCAGCGCGAAACCCGGCGGCCGTAGCGGCGCGCCCGGTCGCGCCCGTGGCGGCGCCAAGGCAGCGAGCGCGCGCAAGCAGGATGGCGACCGGCCGTTCAAGCCCGGGACCAAGCCAGGGGGCAAGCCCCGCACCAAGGCCCCCGTCGCCAGGGCGGCGGCGCCGGCCCCGGCGGTCGCGACCAAGCCCAATCCGGCCAAGGGCGTCAGCCTGGATGTGCGGCAATATCGGGTGCAGGCCGATGACGATGGCATTCGCCTCGACCGCTGGTTCCAGCGGCATCTGCCCGATGTCGGCTTCAACATCGTGTCGCGCTGGTCGCGCACCGGCCAGTTGCGCGTCGATGGCGCCCGCGCCGCGCCAGGCGACCGCATCGCCGAAGGCCAGATGATCCGCGTGCCGCCGGCCGAGCCAAAGGTGGCGGCGGCCGACAAGCCCAAGCGCGTCCGCGTCATCGACCTGACCGAGGACGAGATCGCCTATGTCCAGGACATGGTGATCCATCGCGACAAGCAGGCGATCGTCATCAACAAGCCGCCGGGTCTCGCCACCCAGGGCGGGACCAAGACCGACGAGCATGTCGACCGTCTGCTCGACGGGCTGATCTTCGACGCCGAATCCCGGCCCAAGCTGGTCCATCGCCTCGACAAGGACACCTCGGGCGCGCTGCTGCTGGCGCGTTCCAGCCGTTCGGCCGCGCATTTCGCCAAGGCCTTCTCCAGCCGCACCGCGCGGAAAGTCTATTGGGCGATCGTCATCGGCGTGCCCAGCATCGACGATGGCATGATCGAACTGCCGATCACCAAGCAGCCCGGCACCGGCGGCGAGAAGATGCATGTGGACGAGGAAGAGGGCCTGCCCGCCCGCACCCGCTATCGCGTGATCGAACGTGCCGGCAACCGCGCCGCCTGGGTCGAGTTGCAGCCCTATACCGGCCGCACCCACCAGTTGCGCGTCCATATGGCGGCGATCGGCCACCCGCTGGTCGGCGACGGCAAATATGGCGGCAAGGACAGTTTCCTGTCCGGATCGATCAGCCGCAAGATGCACCTCCATGCCCGTCGCATCCGCGTCGACCATCCCGATGGTGGCCGTATCGACATGAAGGCGGAACTGCCCGAACATTTCCTCAACAGCCTGGTCGCGCTCGGCTTCGACCTGTCGCTGGGCGATATGCCGCTGGATGACGAGATCGACCGGACGCCGACCCGCGAGGACGAGAAGAAGGCGGCCCGCGCCCATGCCAAGCAGATCCGCAAGGGCAGGCGCGGCGAACGGCGCGGTCGCGGCGAGAAATAA
- a CDS encoding HAD-IA family hydrolase, whose translation MSNRLVVFDCDGTLVDSQHSICTAMARAFEGEKLVPPDRLAILSIVGLSLPHAMARLLPDAEPDYHQLLTDRYKAAFHALRSANAVSEPLYPGMADLVRALDGDGWLLGVATGKSDRGLNLCLAHHGLAHHFVTLQTADRHPSKPHPSMLLQAMAEAGAVPETTVMIGDTHFDIDMGLAAGARAIGVGWGYHAPAELVQAGAHAVAMDSDELRRHIDAP comes from the coding sequence ATGAGCAACCGCCTCGTCGTCTTCGATTGCGACGGCACGCTGGTCGATAGCCAGCACAGCATCTGCACCGCGATGGCCCGTGCTTTCGAGGGCGAGAAGCTGGTGCCGCCCGATCGGCTGGCGATCCTGTCGATCGTCGGGCTGTCGCTGCCCCATGCGATGGCCCGGCTGCTGCCCGATGCGGAGCCGGACTATCACCAGTTGCTGACCGATCGCTACAAGGCGGCCTTCCACGCCCTGCGCAGCGCCAATGCCGTGTCCGAACCGCTCTATCCCGGCATGGCCGACCTGGTGCGGGCGCTGGACGGCGATGGCTGGCTGCTGGGCGTCGCCACCGGCAAGTCCGATCGCGGCCTCAACCTGTGTCTTGCCCATCATGGCCTGGCGCATCATTTCGTGACCCTGCAGACCGCCGATCGCCATCCGTCCAAGCCGCACCCCTCGATGCTGCTGCAGGCGATGGCGGAGGCGGGCGCAGTGCCCGAAACCACGGTGATGATCGGCGATACCCATTTCGACATCGACATGGGGCTGGCCGCCGGCGCCCGCGCGATCGGCGTCGGCTGGGGCTATCATGCGCCGGCCGAACTGGTGCAGGCCGGCGCCCATGCGGTGGCGATGGACAGCGACGAGTTGCGCCGCCATATCGACGCGCCATGA
- a CDS encoding ATP12 family protein: MKRFYKDVTVEPVEAGFAIRLDGRPVRTPARAELALPNAVLAEAVAQEWRDQGEMVDPATMAFTGLANAAIDHISGNRAKFAADIAEYGGTDMLCYRAEGPEAFVARQAAAWDPLLDWASAHYDVAFVTTQGIIHVAQPDATLERLAVAADGLDPFTLAGLSRLVTLSGSLVCGLAVLEEAFDADAVWEAAEIDERWQAEQWGEDAEALARSARRAGEFAVGRAFCGMARA, encoded by the coding sequence GTGAAGCGTTTCTACAAGGATGTGACGGTCGAGCCGGTCGAAGCCGGTTTCGCGATCCGGCTGGATGGCCGCCCGGTGCGCACGCCGGCCCGTGCCGAACTGGCGCTGCCCAATGCGGTGCTGGCGGAGGCGGTGGCGCAGGAATGGCGCGACCAGGGCGAGATGGTCGATCCGGCGACGATGGCCTTTACCGGCCTTGCCAATGCGGCGATCGACCATATCTCCGGCAACCGCGCGAAATTCGCGGCCGACATTGCCGAATATGGCGGCACCGACATGCTCTGCTACCGGGCAGAGGGGCCGGAGGCGTTCGTGGCGCGTCAGGCCGCTGCCTGGGATCCGCTGCTCGACTGGGCGAGCGCCCACTACGACGTCGCCTTCGTCACCACCCAGGGCATCATCCATGTCGCCCAGCCCGACGCGACGCTGGAACGGCTGGCGGTGGCGGCGGACGGACTGGATCCTTTCACCCTGGCCGGCCTGTCGCGGCTGGTGACCTTGAGCGGCTCGCTGGTCTGTGGCCTCGCGGTGCTGGAAGAAGCGTTCGACGCGGATGCCGTATGGGAAGCGGCCGAGATCGACGAGCGCTGGCAGGCCGAACAATGGGGCGAGGATGCCGAGGCGCTGGCCCGTTCGGCGCGCCGTGCGGGCGAGTTTGCCGTGGGTCGAGCCTTTTGCGGGATGGCACGAGCCTAA
- a CDS encoding murein L,D-transpeptidase catalytic domain family protein — translation MDRRKFTKFALSGLALSFLTDSVGKAALPVAPEPANRPPVPATPSAAPIFSRKPYALLLEEAKAALDQHARDFTLRDRIAIADFNAPSKEFRFHIVDLIGGQANSYLVSHGRGSDPGHSGWLQSFSNEPNSLASSSGAYKTLTVYDGQHGRSMRLAGLDPQNNNAEMRAIVIHGADYVSEDHVAAWGKCGRSEGCFALARHMVPQVLGMLGPGRMVYANKITGMVEA, via the coding sequence ATGGATCGCCGCAAATTCACGAAGTTCGCTTTAAGCGGACTCGCCCTTTCGTTTTTGACCGATAGTGTTGGCAAGGCCGCATTACCGGTAGCGCCTGAACCCGCGAACCGTCCTCCGGTTCCCGCGACTCCATCGGCCGCACCGATTTTTTCGCGCAAGCCCTATGCGCTACTGCTGGAGGAGGCCAAGGCCGCGCTCGACCAGCATGCGCGCGACTTCACCCTGCGCGACCGCATCGCCATCGCCGACTTCAACGCGCCGTCGAAGGAATTCCGATTCCATATCGTCGACCTGATCGGTGGCCAGGCCAACAGCTATCTGGTGTCGCACGGCCGCGGGTCCGATCCGGGCCATTCGGGCTGGCTGCAGAGCTTTTCCAACGAGCCCAATTCGCTCGCCAGCTCGTCGGGCGCCTACAAGACGCTGACCGTCTATGACGGCCAGCATGGCCGGTCGATGCGGCTGGCAGGGCTCGATCCGCAGAACAACAATGCCGAAATGCGCGCCATCGTCATCCATGGCGCCGACTATGTCAGCGAGGACCATGTCGCTGCCTGGGGCAAGTGCGGCCGCAGCGAGGGCTGTTTCGCGCTCGCCCGCCACATGGTGCCGCAGGTATTGGGCATGCTCGGGCCGGGCCGCATGGTCTATGCCAACAAGATTACCGGCATGGTCGAAGCCTGA
- a CDS encoding L,D-transpeptidase family protein encodes MNRPDLIRFLALPLLAAAAIPAVAQPPAVTPTQSAPPAGQVVLPPPMAVMPPPVPLPALSQAQDEWANEWLKSGMAEGLMARSKPTAPMHGQQLLNALLDRGRALSTGRVDTADFLEVWALRPAAFDPRPSLAKAIAEDRLPQWAASLTPPYSGYDGLRKGLATYEKIRDTGGWPSLSAGASADVVRARLALEDKSVTGSEPLTAALQRAQRRYGLNPTGLLDARTLTALNVSVDDRIAAIMANMERWRWMPRELPVNRVQVNIAAAVLTVFQGDEPVTSMRAVTGSPTNQTPMLSSNIHSIVVNPPWNVPMSIARKELFPKGRATLAKQGYKIVKTPEGGERIVQPAGPNSALGRLKFDFNNPFAVYLHDTPSRGKFSSYDRLASHGCIRLEKPVSLAELMVASDPSLSGQIQSLIDTNKTQRVSLPSQVAVYLLYWTAFASSNGTMNFRADPYDWDKLLAQKIEASSRRVDPTAVNSTAPAAKD; translated from the coding sequence ATGAACCGTCCCGATTTGATCCGTTTCCTCGCCCTGCCCCTGCTGGCCGCCGCCGCCATCCCGGCCGTCGCGCAGCCACCGGCCGTGACACCGACCCAGAGCGCGCCGCCGGCCGGCCAGGTCGTTCTGCCACCGCCGATGGCAGTGATGCCCCCGCCTGTACCGCTGCCCGCCCTGTCGCAGGCGCAGGATGAGTGGGCGAATGAATGGCTCAAGAGCGGCATGGCCGAAGGACTGATGGCGCGCAGCAAGCCGACCGCGCCGATGCACGGGCAGCAATTGCTGAACGCATTGCTGGATCGCGGCCGCGCGCTCAGCACCGGCCGGGTCGATACCGCCGACTTCCTGGAGGTCTGGGCGCTGCGCCCCGCTGCCTTCGATCCGCGCCCCTCGCTCGCCAAGGCGATTGCCGAGGATCGGCTGCCGCAATGGGCCGCCAGCCTGACCCCGCCCTATTCGGGCTATGACGGGCTGCGCAAGGGCCTCGCCACCTATGAGAAGATTCGCGATACCGGCGGCTGGCCCAGCCTGTCGGCCGGCGCCTCGGCCGATGTCGTGCGCGCCCGCCTGGCGCTGGAGGACAAGAGCGTCACCGGCAGCGAGCCGCTGACCGCCGCGCTGCAACGCGCGCAGCGCCGCTATGGCCTCAACCCCACCGGCCTGCTCGACGCGCGCACCCTGACCGCGCTCAACGTGTCGGTGGATGATCGCATCGCCGCGATCATGGCCAATATGGAACGCTGGCGCTGGATGCCGCGCGAATTGCCGGTCAACCGCGTCCAGGTGAACATCGCCGCCGCCGTGCTGACCGTGTTCCAGGGCGACGAACCCGTCACCTCGATGCGCGCCGTCACCGGCAGTCCGACCAACCAGACGCCGATGCTGTCGTCGAACATCCATTCCATCGTGGTCAATCCGCCCTGGAACGTGCCGATGTCGATCGCCAGGAAGGAACTGTTCCCCAAGGGCCGCGCGACCCTGGCCAAGCAGGGCTACAAGATCGTCAAGACGCCCGAGGGCGGCGAGCGCATCGTCCAGCCCGCCGGCCCCAACAGCGCGCTCGGCCGACTGAAGTTCGATTTCAACAATCCCTTCGCCGTCTATCTGCACGACACGCCTTCGCGCGGGAAATTCTCCAGCTATGACCGGCTCGCCAGCCATGGCTGCATCCGCCTGGAAAAGCCGGTATCGCTGGCCGAACTGATGGTGGCGAGCGATCCCAGCCTGTCGGGCCAGATCCAGAGCCTGATCGATACCAACAAGACCCAGCGCGTGTCGCTGCCCTCTCAGGTCGCGGTCTATCTGCTCTACTGGACCGCCTTTGCCAGCAGCAACGGCACCATGAACTTCCGCGCCGATCCCTATGACTGGGACAAGCTGCTGGCCCAGAAGATCGAGGCCTCCAGCCGCCGCGTCGACCCCACTGCGGTCAATTCGACCGCCCCCGCAGCCAAGGACTGA
- a CDS encoding histone deacetylase — MLHVVHHPAYVSPATGGQQARFDKYGLVMDVLADSGAPMTVHAPDPMPASWIAAVHDPAYVEEVLALAVPPEKERRIGFPVTERVMRRALLSPGGTWLAAKLALVHGYAANAAGGSHHALADSGAGYCVFNDLAIAANRLIAEGDAHRILILDLDVHQGDGTASLMAGRGDVFTMSIHAEKNFPVRKARSTLDLGLADDTGDAEYLAALGEMLPRVLDDFAPDLILYQAGVDGHVDDRLGRLALSDEGLAARDALVMRQALARAIPVASCMGGGYGPDRMAVARRHAACMLRMASVERAV, encoded by the coding sequence ATGCTGCACGTCGTTCACCATCCCGCCTATGTCTCCCCGGCCACAGGCGGCCAGCAGGCGCGCTTCGACAAATATGGGCTGGTGATGGACGTGCTGGCCGATAGCGGCGCACCGATGACCGTGCATGCGCCCGATCCGATGCCCGCGTCCTGGATCGCGGCGGTGCATGATCCCGCTTATGTCGAAGAGGTGCTGGCGCTCGCCGTGCCGCCCGAAAAGGAACGGCGGATCGGCTTTCCGGTAACCGAGCGGGTGATGCGCCGCGCGCTGCTGTCGCCCGGCGGCACCTGGCTGGCGGCGAAGCTGGCGCTGGTCCATGGCTATGCCGCCAATGCCGCCGGGGGCAGCCATCATGCACTGGCCGACAGCGGCGCGGGCTATTGCGTGTTCAATGATCTGGCGATCGCGGCCAACCGGCTGATTGCGGAGGGGGATGCGCACCGCATCCTGATCCTCGACCTCGACGTGCATCAGGGCGATGGCACGGCGTCGCTGATGGCGGGACGGGGTGACGTCTTCACCATGTCGATTCATGCGGAGAAGAATTTCCCGGTGCGCAAGGCGCGCTCGACGCTGGATCTGGGCCTGGCCGACGATACCGGCGATGCGGAGTATCTGGCGGCGCTGGGCGAGATGCTGCCGCGCGTGCTGGATGATTTCGCGCCGGACCTGATCCTCTATCAGGCCGGGGTGGACGGTCATGTGGACGATCGGCTGGGCCGGCTGGCGCTCAGCGACGAGGGGCTGGCCGCACGCGACGCGCTGGTGATGCGTCAGGCGCTGGCCCGCGCCATTCCGGTCGCCAGTTGCATGGGTGGCGGCTACGGCCCGGACCGGATGGCGGTCGCGCGGCGGCATGCCGCCTGCATGCTGCGGATGGCGTCAGTGGAGCGTGCTGTCTGA
- a CDS encoding phosphoribosyl-ATP diphosphatase, producing MRATLQTLEQTIAERRKADPSASYVAKLTARGRGKIAQKVGEEAVEAVIAAMADNRAELVGESADLLFHLLVLLADCGVPFDDVLDELDRREGLSGLAEKAARPKD from the coding sequence ATGCGCGCGACCCTTCAAACCCTCGAACAGACCATCGCCGAGCGACGGAAGGCCGATCCGTCGGCATCCTATGTGGCGAAGCTGACCGCCCGCGGCCGGGGCAAGATCGCCCAGAAGGTCGGCGAGGAAGCGGTCGAGGCGGTGATCGCCGCCATGGCCGACAATCGAGCCGAACTGGTCGGCGAAAGCGCGGACCTGCTGTTCCACCTGCTGGTGCTGCTGGCCGATTGCGGCGTTCCCTTCGACGATGTGCTCGACGAACTGGACCGGCGCGAAGGCCTGTCAGGCCTGGCCGAAAAGGCCGCCCGTCCAAAGGATTGA
- a CDS encoding PEP-CTERM sorting domain-containing protein — translation MQISKLLLVAGSASLMGLAIPAPANATFCWFKCGGSSGGGTSSGGSSGGTPTPVPEPEQMALFGMGAAVLAGRVFFARRKQK, via the coding sequence ATGCAGATCAGCAAACTTCTTCTCGTAGCGGGTTCGGCCAGCCTGATGGGCCTCGCCATCCCCGCCCCCGCCAACGCCACCTTCTGCTGGTTCAAGTGCGGCGGTTCCAGCGGCGGCGGCACCTCGTCGGGTGGCAGCAGCGGTGGCACGCCGACCCCGGTGCCTGAACCCGAACAGATGGCGCTGTTCGGCATGGGCGCCGCTGTCCTGGCCGGCCGCGTCTTCTTCGCGCGCCGCAAGCAGAAGTAA